A stretch of DNA from Microbacterium sp. LWS13-1.2:
AGGAGCGGTTGAGCGGCACGCCCGCGGCGGAGCGCCCGCACGCGACGGACCTCGGGCCGTGGTTCGACGTGTGCCGCCCGGCCTGCTGCGAGAACGTGCGCGCGGGCTTCAAGCCGGCTGCCGCCGGCGTCGCACCCTGAGCCCCGCACACCACCGCAGCACCGCCCGGCACCGAGCTGTCGGCATCCGTCACCGTCCCCTCCGGCTTCCCTAGGATTGAGCCCATGCGCATCCACATCGCGACCGACCACGCCGGCCTCGAGTTCTCGACGCAGCTGCAGCACCATCTCGCGGCGGCGGGTCACGAAGTCGTCGACCACGGCCCCCTCGAGTACGACCCGCTCGATGACTACCCGGCGTTCTGCATCCGTGCCGCCCAGGCGGTCGTGCGGGACCAGGCCGCCGGCATCGAGACGCTCGGCGTCGTCTTCGGCGGCTCGGGCAACGGCGAGCAGATCGCAGCGAACAAGGTGATCGGCGTCCGTGCGGCTCTTGCGTGGAGCATCGCCACCGCCGAGCTCGCGCGTGAGCACAACGACGCGAACGTCATCGCGATCGGCGCCCGCCAGCACACCTTCGAAGAGGCGACGACCTTCATCGACCGCTTCATCGAGACGCCGTTCTCGGGCGAGGAACGTCACGCGCGGCGCATCGCGCAGCTGGCGGCCTACGAGGAGGACGGCACGCTGCAGCCCGACCCGCGCGCCCCTCAGCAGCCCGACGTCCTGGCCGCCGACGACAGTTCGTTCGACCCCGAAGCCGGCTGACCCGATGCCCGAGGGCCACTCCGTCCATCGCATCGCCCGCCAGTTCGACCGCAATTTCGTCGGCCGCGCCATCGCGGCCTCCAGTCCGCAGGGCCGCTTCGTCGAAGGCGCCGCGATCCTCAGCGGCCGCACCGCGACGCAGGTGCGGGCCGTCGGCAAGCAGATGTTCCTCGAATTCGACGACGATCTGTGGCTGCGGGTGCATCTGGGCATGTACGGCGCATGGGACTTCGCCGGGGAGATCGTCGTCGATCCCACGATCGCCTCGGCGAACGGCCGGATGGGGCAGACCAACCAGCGGGGGACCGAGCTCGGCGAGGTGATCCTCGACAGTGCCGGGGAGAACTCGCTGACTTCGATCGGCGCCCCCCGGCGGACCCGCGTGCACGTGCGGATGTCGGAGCAGACCACGGGTCTCGCCGACGAGGGCGACGAGTGGCCGCCGCCCGTGGTGGGGCAGGTGCGACTGCGGCTTCTCACGGACGTCACGTGCGCCGATCTGCGCGGACCGACGGCCTGCGAGCTGCAGACCCCGGACGAGGTAGCAGCCACCATCGCGAAGCTCGGCCCCGACCCCCTCGTCGACGACGTCACGGAGGGCGAGGAGCGGTTCACCTCGGTGGTGCGCCGCAAGCCGACGTCCATCGGCCTGCTGCTCATGGACCAGAGCGTCGTCAGCGGCATCGGCAACGTGTACCGAGCCGAGCTGCTGTTCCGTGCGCGCCAGAACCCGCATACCCCGGGTCGCGACGTGCCCGAGGAGGTCGTGCGCGAAATCTGGCGCGACTGGGTGCGGCTTCTCGCGATCGGTGTCGAGACCGGCCAGATGATGACGATGGACGACCTCGACCCGGACGCCTACCGCAAGGCGATGGCGAGCCGCGACGACCGGCACTGGGTCTACCACCGCGCCGGGCTGCCCTGCCGCGTGTGCGGCACGGCGATCGTCGTCGAAGAGGTCGCCACCCGGAAGCTCTACTGGTGCCCGTCCTGTCAGGCCTGACGCCGCGGCTGACGCCTCCGCTGCGCGAATAGGCTGAGTCCATGCGCCAGAACCCGAGCTTCGCGATGTCGGATGTCGGCGAGATCCGCCGCCTCATCGAGCAGAATCCGTGGGTCACGCTGGTCAGCTCCACGGACGCTGGGCTCGTC
This window harbors:
- a CDS encoding DNA-formamidopyrimidine glycosylase family protein, which encodes MPEGHSVHRIARQFDRNFVGRAIAASSPQGRFVEGAAILSGRTATQVRAVGKQMFLEFDDDLWLRVHLGMYGAWDFAGEIVVDPTIASANGRMGQTNQRGTELGEVILDSAGENSLTSIGAPRRTRVHVRMSEQTTGLADEGDEWPPPVVGQVRLRLLTDVTCADLRGPTACELQTPDEVAATIAKLGPDPLVDDVTEGEERFTSVVRRKPTSIGLLLMDQSVVSGIGNVYRAELLFRARQNPHTPGRDVPEEVVREIWRDWVRLLAIGVETGQMMTMDDLDPDAYRKAMASRDDRHWVYHRAGLPCRVCGTAIVVEEVATRKLYWCPSCQA
- a CDS encoding ribose-5-phosphate isomerase: MRIHIATDHAGLEFSTQLQHHLAAAGHEVVDHGPLEYDPLDDYPAFCIRAAQAVVRDQAAGIETLGVVFGGSGNGEQIAANKVIGVRAALAWSIATAELAREHNDANVIAIGARQHTFEEATTFIDRFIETPFSGEERHARRIAQLAAYEEDGTLQPDPRAPQQPDVLAADDSSFDPEAG